The following are encoded together in the Meiothermus cerbereus DSM 11376 genome:
- a CDS encoding ABC transporter ATP-binding protein yields MTVVALDQVRKVYKSGALEFEALKGVSLEIRTGEMVALMGPSGSGKTTLMQIIGLLDRPTEGRYVLAGRDVTTLTENERAEVRNQEIGFVFQAFHLLPRLNVLENVEVPLTYAGYSPHERRERAVEVLHKVGLGDKLKNLPSQLSGGQKQRVAIARALTLRPSILLADEPTGNLDSKTAGEVMRLFQELNDEGTCVIIVTHEADIADYTGRIVRIRDGQIESDGPNPHRKRAVGGLA; encoded by the coding sequence AAAGCGGGGCGCTGGAGTTCGAGGCCCTCAAAGGGGTTTCGCTGGAGATTCGCACGGGCGAGATGGTGGCCCTGATGGGGCCCTCGGGCTCGGGCAAAACCACCCTGATGCAGATTATCGGCCTGCTCGACCGCCCCACCGAGGGGCGCTATGTCCTGGCCGGGCGGGACGTGACCACCCTGACCGAAAACGAGCGGGCCGAGGTACGCAACCAGGAGATTGGCTTCGTTTTCCAGGCCTTTCACCTGCTGCCGCGCCTGAACGTACTGGAAAACGTGGAGGTGCCCCTCACCTACGCCGGTTATAGCCCCCACGAACGGCGGGAGCGGGCGGTTGAAGTGCTGCACAAGGTGGGGCTGGGGGACAAGCTCAAAAACCTGCCCTCCCAGCTCTCGGGCGGCCAGAAGCAGCGGGTGGCCATCGCCCGGGCCCTGACCCTGCGCCCCTCCATCCTGCTGGCCGACGAGCCGACCGGCAACCTCGACTCCAAAACCGCCGGCGAGGTGATGCGGCTGTTCCAGGAGCTCAACGACGAGGGCACCTGCGTCATTATCGTGACCCACGAGGCCGACATCGCCGATTACACCGGACGCATCGTGCGCATTCGCGACGGGCAGATCGAGTCCGACGGCCCCAATCCCCACCGCAAACGGGCTGTAGGAGGTTTGGCATGA